From one Shewanella sp. GD04112 genomic stretch:
- a CDS encoding siderophore-interacting protein has product MNRPAPRELTVIGKTQVTPHMLRITLGGDGFAGFPADQESAYIKLLFPQPGDERPLMRTYTIRQQRMNEIDVDFVLHDTDGPASRWAKSTEIGDTIQIGGPGLKKLINLDAEWFLLAGDMTALPAISVNLAQLPSNAVGYAVIEVLSEADIQPLVHPRNVQLHWVINPEADPEGKPLVERIAQLPKLEGQGAVWLACEFSSMRALRKLLKQTYDLPKSHFYTSSYWKIGCNEGEHKLVKQQDEQLENGAQ; this is encoded by the coding sequence ATGAACAGACCCGCCCCGCGCGAATTGACCGTGATAGGTAAAACCCAAGTCACGCCACATATGCTACGTATCACCTTAGGCGGCGATGGCTTCGCAGGTTTTCCCGCCGATCAAGAAAGCGCCTATATCAAATTACTGTTTCCGCAGCCGGGGGATGAGCGGCCATTAATGCGCACTTATACCATTCGTCAGCAGCGGATGAATGAAATCGATGTGGACTTTGTGCTGCACGATACCGATGGCCCCGCATCCCGTTGGGCAAAGTCGACCGAGATTGGGGATACCATCCAAATCGGTGGCCCCGGACTGAAAAAACTGATCAACTTAGATGCCGAATGGTTTTTATTGGCAGGGGATATGACGGCCTTGCCCGCCATCAGCGTGAACTTGGCGCAATTGCCAAGCAATGCAGTGGGTTACGCAGTGATTGAGGTGCTAAGTGAAGCCGATATTCAGCCCTTAGTGCATCCTCGCAATGTGCAACTGCATTGGGTGATTAATCCAGAGGCCGACCCAGAAGGTAAGCCCTTGGTCGAACGCATTGCTCAGTTGCCAAAACTCGAGGGACAAGGCGCCGTGTGGCTCGCCTGCGAATTTAGCAGTATGCGCGCCCTAAGAAAGCTGCTTAAGCAGACATACGACTTACCGAAAAGCCATTTTTATACATCAAGTTACTGGAAAATCGGCTGTAATGAAGGCGAGCATAAGCTGGTAAAACAACAAGATGAGCAGTTAGAAAATGGCGCTCAATAA
- the hutI gene encoding imidazolonepropionase yields MSWDQVWIDVNVATMDPSISAPYGAITNAAIAVKDGKIAWLGPRSELPAFDVLSIPVYRGKGGWITPGLIDAHTHLVFAGNRANEFELRLKGATYEEIARAGGGIISTVNACREADEAELFDLGRQRLNALAKEGVTTVEIKSGYGLDTETELKILRVARELGQHHHVDVKTTFLGAHAVPPEFKDNSDGYVDLIINKMLPAVIAENLADAVDVFCENIAFNLEQTERVLSAAKAAGLQVKLHAEQLSNMGGSELAARLGAKSVDHIEYLDEAGVKALSESGTCAVLLPGAFYFLRETQKPPIDLLRQYGVPMVLASDFNPGSSPICSTLLMLNMGCTLFRLTPEEALAGLTLNAAKALGIEESVGSLVVGKQADFCLWDIATPAQLAYSYGVNPCKDVVKNGKLVHQ; encoded by the coding sequence ATGTCTTGGGATCAGGTTTGGATAGACGTTAACGTAGCAACAATGGACCCTTCCATATCAGCACCTTACGGCGCAATTACCAATGCAGCTATCGCAGTAAAAGACGGTAAAATTGCCTGGTTAGGCCCGCGCAGCGAGCTGCCCGCCTTCGATGTGTTGTCCATTCCTGTTTACAGGGGCAAGGGCGGTTGGATCACTCCGGGGCTGATTGATGCCCACACCCATTTAGTGTTTGCCGGTAATCGTGCCAACGAATTCGAGCTACGCCTAAAGGGCGCTACCTACGAGGAAATCGCCCGTGCTGGCGGCGGCATTATTTCCACGGTTAACGCCTGCCGTGAAGCCGACGAAGCCGAGTTATTTGATCTCGGACGCCAGCGTTTAAATGCCTTGGCAAAGGAAGGCGTCACTACGGTTGAGATTAAATCTGGCTACGGTTTAGATACCGAAACCGAACTCAAAATCCTGCGTGTTGCCCGCGAACTCGGCCAACATCACCATGTGGATGTGAAGACCACCTTCCTCGGTGCCCATGCGGTGCCGCCCGAGTTTAAAGACAATAGCGACGGCTATGTCGACTTAATAATCAATAAGATGCTGCCTGCGGTGATTGCCGAAAACCTCGCCGATGCGGTGGATGTATTCTGTGAAAACATCGCCTTTAACCTAGAGCAAACCGAGCGCGTGCTGAGCGCCGCCAAAGCGGCTGGCCTGCAAGTCAAACTGCACGCCGAGCAATTATCCAATATGGGCGGCTCTGAATTAGCCGCACGCTTAGGCGCTAAGTCGGTTGATCATATTGAATATTTAGATGAGGCTGGCGTTAAGGCCCTAAGTGAAAGTGGCACCTGCGCCGTGCTGTTACCGGGCGCGTTTTACTTTTTGCGGGAAACCCAAAAACCGCCTATCGACTTATTGCGTCAATACGGTGTGCCTATGGTGCTCGCCAGCGACTTTAATCCCGGCTCATCGCCCATCTGCTCGACTCTGCTGATGCTGAACATGGGTTGCACCCTATTCCGCTTAACACCAGAGGAAGCGCTTGCGGGTTTAACATTGAATGCCGCTAAGGCTCTTGGGATTGAAGAGAGTGTCGGCAGCTTAGTGGTTGGTAAACAGGCGGATTTCTGTCTGTGGGATATCGCCACCCCAGCGCAACTCGCCTATAGCTACGGCGTGAATCCCTGCAAGGATGTGGTGAAAAACGGTAAGTTAGTGCATCAATAA
- a CDS encoding MarR family winged helix-turn-helix transcriptional regulator, giving the protein MSTTSLGETLHRLVHAYKKQLRADIAAQQIELPVTHIRVLKGICRHPEATAQSIALRMQRDKAQITRVLNELQQAGYILKVDNPKDGRSQLLRPTAQGEQLMTQIIAAEKATVAHMTQALSQDEIAVFIRIANQISDSVAES; this is encoded by the coding sequence ATGTCTACCACTTCCCTCGGTGAAACCTTGCACAGATTAGTGCATGCCTACAAAAAACAGCTGCGTGCGGATATTGCTGCGCAGCAGATTGAATTGCCTGTCACCCATATTCGGGTGCTCAAGGGGATTTGCCGTCACCCCGAGGCCACGGCGCAATCTATTGCCCTACGTATGCAGCGGGATAAAGCCCAAATTACGCGGGTGCTCAATGAGCTACAGCAGGCTGGTTATATCCTCAAGGTCGATAATCCTAAGGATGGTCGTAGTCAGTTGCTGAGACCGACGGCTCAGGGTGAGCAGTTGATGACGCAAATTATTGCCGCCGAAAAAGCCACCGTTGCCCATATGACCCAAGCGCTCAGTCAGGATGAAATTGCGGTGTTTATCCGTATTGCCAACCAGATCAGCGATAGCGTGGCGGAAAGCTAA